The window GTGCTGCAGCACCGGATGGTCGACATGTTCGTGGCGCTGGAGGAGGGCATCTCGATGACCTACCTCTTGAACTCCGCACTGGCGGCGCGCGGCGTGCCGCAGGCGCAACTGGCGGCGGCGACCAAGGTCAAGGTCGGCGAGGTCGCGCGCCATGTCGGGGAGCAGGCGATCCAGCTGCACGGCGGCATGGGCATGAGTGACGAGCTCAATGTCGGCCACTATTTCAAGCGCCTGCTCGCCATCAACATCCAGTTCGGCGATCCGGCCTATCACCTCACCACATACGCTCGCGCGGCCGAAGCCGCCTGACAACGGAGACAGAACCATGGTTGATGCAGTCATCGTATCGACGGCGCGCACCGGCGTCGGCAAGGCCTATCGCGGCGCGCTGAACAACACCGAAGGGCCGACCATGGCCGGCCACGTAATCGCCGAGGCAGTGAAACGCGCCGGCATCGCGCCCGGCGAGGTCGAGGACGTGGTGATGGGCTGCGCCATGCAGCAGGGCACCATGGTGATGAACGTCGCGCGCAAGGGCGCGATCCGCGCCGGGCTGCCAGTAACCGTCGCCGGCACCACCATCGACCGGCAATGTGCGTCCGGCCTGCAGGCGATTGCGGTGGCGGCCCGCTCGGTGATGCTCGACGGTGTCGAGATCGCGATCGGCGGCGGCATCGAGTCGATAAGCCTGGTGCAGAACGACCACATGAACAAATTCCATGCGGTCGACGACGAGCTGATGGCGATGAAACCCGACATGTACATGTCGATGCTGGAGACCGCCGAGGTGGTCTCCGAGCGCTACAAGATCTCGCGCGACCAGCAGGACGCCTACAGCCTGGAATGCCAGCGCCGCACGGCCGCCGCGATCCAGGGCGGCCGCTTCAATGACGAGATCGCGCCTTTCACCACCAAGATGGTTGTCATGGACAAGGACACCAGGCAGGTGTCGTATCACGATGTGACGCTGAGCAAGGACGAGGGACCGCGCGCGGATACCACGGCGGAAGGACTGGCCAAGATCAAGCCGGTGTTCGAGGGCAAAACCATCAGCGCCGGCAATGCCAGCCAGCTCTCGGACGGTGCGTCCGCGTGTGTGGTCATGAGCGATACGGTTGCCGCCAAGAAGGGCCTGAAGCCGCTCGGCATCTTCCGCGGCTTTGTCGCCGCCGGCGTCGAGCCGGACGAGATGGGGGTGGGTCCGGTGGTGGCGATCCCGCGGCTTTTGAAGCGGCACGGCCTGAAGATTGACGATATCGATCTCTGGGAGTTGAACGAGGCTTATGCGGTGCAGGTGATCTATTGCCGCGACAAGCTCGGCATCGATCCGGACAAGCTCAACGTCAATGGCGGTTCGATCGCCATCGGCCACCCCTATGGCATGACCGGTTCGCGCCTGACGGGACACCTGCTGATCGAGGGCCGCCGCCGCAAGGCGAAGTACGGCGTGGTCACCATGTGCATCGGCGGCGGCATGGGTGCGGCCGGATTGTTCGAGATCGTGCAGTAAGGCACGGCGTTGCGCGCGCGAGGCACCGTTATGCGGTCAGCGCGCACGCCACATCCTCATCCGTGATAAGGACATGACACAGTCCGGCGCGGATTGCGGCGCGGACGATGGCGACCTTTTGCAAACCGCCGGCGGCGAGCAGCAGCTCCGGCACCTGCAGCAGGTCGTCCAGCGCCGGATTGATCACGCGCGAGGTCAGCGGATGATCGATGGTTCGGCCATCGGCGTCGAGATAATGCCCGCAGATATCGCCGACCGCTCCGGCCGCGCGCAGCGACTGCCAGGTCTTCCGGTCGATCACACCATATTCAAGCGGCTTGGATTGCTCCGAGAGATCGGTGGCGCTGAGCAAGGCCATGTCGAGGCCCGGGACCATCGCCAGCACGCCGCGGATCGGTTCGCTGGTCACCAGCGCGTTCCGCAGTTCAGGTGACGAAGCGAACATCGGAGCGGTGACGTAGTAACACCTTGCGTCCAGCGCACGTGCCATCATCGCCGCGTTGTCATAGGGATTGATAAGGGTGCTTTCCGCCAGCCCTCCGCACAACAGAACGACGCGATTGTCGGTGCCTTTTCGCCGCTTCAGGTTTTGCGCGACGGCATTGATGGTTCCGCCCCAGCTGATGCCGAGCGCGCCTGATGGCGGCAGGCGATCGGAGACATACTGGGCGGCCGCGGCGCCGACCATGGCCCTGACATCCGTATCGGCGAGTGGAGAGGGCACCACGATCGCCTGGCGCAATCCGAAGGCTGAGACGAGATCGGCCTCGAGTTCGTGGCAGGGCCCGGTTGGACTCGCGATCGAAATCTGGACGAAGCCGCTCTCGCGGGCGTCTCCCAGGATGCGGTTCACCCGTTTGCGCGTGATCTTCAGGCGCTGCGCGATCGCATCCTGGGTCTGTCCTTCCTTGAAATAGTACCAGCAGATCCGCGCCATCAATGCGGCGTCGGCGGGCTCATCGCCGCTCTCCTGCGCGCTCACTATCTCGTTCTTCGCCCGATTCAGCACGGCGGCCCCCATCACTGCTTTGCATCTCGCTTACAGCAGACACACGACACCAATATTACAAATGTGCCGCTAGCGTCACAGATGTGTCGCGCAACGCGCCTATAGCTCCCTGCGACATCTGAAGGAGCGCGTTTCATGCATCGGTTGGTTCTGGTCTCTCTGACACGTGGAGGCTGTGCGGCCTGCCGATCGGTGGAGGCCTGACCGTGCGTCGTGTCGTCATCGTCACCCTCGACGGTCTGCGCAGGGACCTGATCTCCGCGGAAACCACGCCAAATCTCGTGACATTCGCTCGGCAGTCGGAGCGGTTCGAGGATTACCGCACTGTGTTTCCGTCCTGTACGCGCGTGGTGTCCGCCAGCATGGCGACCGGGTGCTTTCCGGCGCAGCACGGTCTGCAGGGCAATTCGGTTGCGTTGATGGAAGAGGGCCGGCTGGTGTTTCGCGATGCCGGCCATCCGGATTTCCTACAGCACAAGCGGCGCATCACCGGGCAGTCGCTCGCCAGACCGACGCTGGCTGAGCGACTGAAGGACGACGGAGGCGCGATCATTTTCAGCAATGTGTCGCCGGGGGCTGCCTATGCGCACGATCCCGATGGCCATGGCCATGTCTATCATCGCGCTGGCTCGTTCGGGCCGCGGCGCGAACCGGTGCCGACTTCGGATCGTCTGGATGTGACGCTGGACGCGACTGGCGATCGCCGGATGACGGAGCGTTTCATCGACGAGGTTCTCCATACGCGGCGCCCGGCGCTTGGCGTGTTGTGGCTGGGCGAGCCGGATCATATTCAGCATGAGGCGCCGCTGGGATCGCCGGAGCATCTCGCCGTGCTCGCTCAGGCGGATATCCAGGCCGGGCTGGTGATCGACGCGGTCGCAAGACTGCGCGAGCAGGGCGATGACGTGTTACTGCTGGTCGGGTCCGATCACGGCCACCAGACCGTGAGCGGAGTTGTCGACATCGATTCGGAGCTGATTTCAGCCGGTTTCAGGGCCGACGCCGGTTCCGGTGACGTGATGGCGGTGTCGAACGGGACCTCCGCGCTGATCTATGTGCATCCGGACCATGCTGCTGTGACGCCGCGCATTCATGCCTTTCTGCGGGCGAGCGAGTGGGCCGGACAGGTATTCGGCCCCGGCGACCTCGGTGCGGTCGGGCAGGCCCCGGTCGGCGGACTCGCCTTCGCCGTCTCGATGCGGGCCAGCGATCAATCCAATGCGTTTGGCATTCCCGGCACCAGCCTTGTTGCCAAGCCCGCCATGGGCAAAGCGGACCGGCTTGGCTGCGGCCAGCATGGCGGTCTTGCCGCCTTCGAGCAGGCGCCGTTCCTGCTGGCGTCAGGGAGCGGCTTCATCCCCGGAGCGACGCGCGGGGAGACAGTGCGCATCATCGACATCGCGCCGACCGTGCTGACCCATCTCGGCGTCGCTGGTTCCGGAATGGACGGCCAGCCGCTGCAACGGCCGGCGAGGGAGGCGACCTGATGTCGGACATCTCCCTGACGAACATTAGAAAGCATCACGGCGACACGGCCGTGCTGCGCGGGATCTCGCTGGACATTCGCGACGGTGAATTCCTGACGTTGGTGGGCCCGTCGGGTTGCGGTAAGTCCACACTGCTGCGGATCATCGCCGGTCTCGACCTGCAGGACGACGGCACCGTCGCGATCGGCAGCCGGGGTGTCGATGGCCTGCGCCCCAGAGATCGCGACGTGGCCATGGTATTCCAGGCCTATGCGCTTTATCCGCATCTGTCGGTTTTCGACAATATCGCGCTGCCGCTGCGCGTGCGCCGGTTGTCCGGCCTGCAACGCACGCCGCTGATCGGCGCCCTGGTCGCGGGCCGGCGGGCCATCGAAAACGACATCCGCCGAGAGGTGGAGGAGACCGCGGCGGTCCTCGACATCGGCCACCTGCTGGCGCGCAAGCCAGGACAATTGTCCGGCGGGCAACGACAGCGGGTCGCGCTGGGCCGCGCCATGGTGCGTCATCCGGCCGTGTTCCTGATGGACGAGCCGTTGTCCAATCTCGACGCTAAACTGCGCGTGCAGATGCGCGCCGAGATCACCAGCCTGCATCGGCGGTTGCGCAACACCTTCGTCTTCGTCACCCATGATCAGGCAGAGGCGATGACCATGTCCGACCGGGTCGCCGTCATGATGGGGGGCGAACTGATCCAGGTCGGCGCGCCGGACGATCTCTATCACGACCCGCAGGACCTGCGGGTCGCCGAGTTCATCGGCAGCCCGAAGATCAATGTGGTGCCGGCTGCGGCGCTGGCGCGTGATATGGGCATCGTCTCGCCCGAAGCGGCCAAGCTGGCGTTTCGTCCGGAGGCAACCAGCCTCGCATTGCCCGTCGCCGGCGTGCTGTCCGGGCCGATCGAGACCATCGAGAATCTGGGCGCGGATATTTTCCTCCATGTCGCTGTCACGGTGGGCGGTGAGGCGCTGTCGGTAATCGTCCGGGTTGAGCCATCAGCGCGGCGTTTTGCGATCGGCGAGGTGGTCGGCGTCCGTCCTGATCCCTCGCGGGTGCTGCAGTTCGATGCCAAGGGACAACGCGTTCGGGCACGGGAGCTGGTCGCGGCATGACCCTTCACGTATCAGCAGATCTGGCGCCGACCGGTGCCCTCACGCCTTCGATCGCCGCGCGCCGCCGACGCGAGCGCGGGACGGCGTGGCTGGCGATCACGCCGGCGCTCGGGTTGCTGTCGCTTCTGCTGTTCGGGCCGGTGCTGGCCGTCATGCTGTTTTCGCTGACCGACTGGCAGATCGGGTCATCGACGTTTCACTTTCTCGGGCTCGACAACTACCGCGCGCTGCTGTCGGACGCGCTGTTCTGGAAAACCCTGTCCAACACGGGGCTCTATGTCGTGCTTGTGGTGCCGGGCACCGTCCTGCTCGGGCTCGTGGTCGCACTCCTGATCGAGGCGCGCCCCGGGCTGCGCAGTTTTTATCGCGCGGCTCACTTCCTGCCGGTGATGTCGACCATGGCGGCGATGGCGATTGTGTGGGGCGCCATGCTGCACCCGACCATTGGCCTGGTGAACC is drawn from Bradyrhizobium prioriisuperbiae and contains these coding sequences:
- a CDS encoding sugar-binding transcriptional regulator produces the protein MLNRAKNEIVSAQESGDEPADAALMARICWYYFKEGQTQDAIAQRLKITRKRVNRILGDARESGFVQISIASPTGPCHELEADLVSAFGLRQAIVVPSPLADTDVRAMVGAAAAQYVSDRLPPSGALGISWGGTINAVAQNLKRRKGTDNRVVLLCGGLAESTLINPYDNAAMMARALDARCYYVTAPMFASSPELRNALVTSEPIRGVLAMVPGLDMALLSATDLSEQSKPLEYGVIDRKTWQSLRAAGAVGDICGHYLDADGRTIDHPLTSRVINPALDDLLQVPELLLAAGGLQKVAIVRAAIRAGLCHVLITDEDVACALTA
- a CDS encoding alkaline phosphatase family protein yields the protein MRRVVIVTLDGLRRDLISAETTPNLVTFARQSERFEDYRTVFPSCTRVVSASMATGCFPAQHGLQGNSVALMEEGRLVFRDAGHPDFLQHKRRITGQSLARPTLAERLKDDGGAIIFSNVSPGAAYAHDPDGHGHVYHRAGSFGPRREPVPTSDRLDVTLDATGDRRMTERFIDEVLHTRRPALGVLWLGEPDHIQHEAPLGSPEHLAVLAQADIQAGLVIDAVARLREQGDDVLLLVGSDHGHQTVSGVVDIDSELISAGFRADAGSGDVMAVSNGTSALIYVHPDHAAVTPRIHAFLRASEWAGQVFGPGDLGAVGQAPVGGLAFAVSMRASDQSNAFGIPGTSLVAKPAMGKADRLGCGQHGGLAAFEQAPFLLASGSGFIPGATRGETVRIIDIAPTVLTHLGVAGSGMDGQPLQRPAREAT
- a CDS encoding acetyl-CoA C-acyltransferase, coding for MVDAVIVSTARTGVGKAYRGALNNTEGPTMAGHVIAEAVKRAGIAPGEVEDVVMGCAMQQGTMVMNVARKGAIRAGLPVTVAGTTIDRQCASGLQAIAVAARSVMLDGVEIAIGGGIESISLVQNDHMNKFHAVDDELMAMKPDMYMSMLETAEVVSERYKISRDQQDAYSLECQRRTAAAIQGGRFNDEIAPFTTKMVVMDKDTRQVSYHDVTLSKDEGPRADTTAEGLAKIKPVFEGKTISAGNASQLSDGASACVVMSDTVAAKKGLKPLGIFRGFVAAGVEPDEMGVGPVVAIPRLLKRHGLKIDDIDLWELNEAYAVQVIYCRDKLGIDPDKLNVNGGSIAIGHPYGMTGSRLTGHLLIEGRRRKAKYGVVTMCIGGGMGAAGLFEIVQ
- a CDS encoding ABC transporter ATP-binding protein, with the protein product MSDISLTNIRKHHGDTAVLRGISLDIRDGEFLTLVGPSGCGKSTLLRIIAGLDLQDDGTVAIGSRGVDGLRPRDRDVAMVFQAYALYPHLSVFDNIALPLRVRRLSGLQRTPLIGALVAGRRAIENDIRREVEETAAVLDIGHLLARKPGQLSGGQRQRVALGRAMVRHPAVFLMDEPLSNLDAKLRVQMRAEITSLHRRLRNTFVFVTHDQAEAMTMSDRVAVMMGGELIQVGAPDDLYHDPQDLRVAEFIGSPKINVVPAAALARDMGIVSPEAAKLAFRPEATSLALPVAGVLSGPIETIENLGADIFLHVAVTVGGEALSVIVRVEPSARRFAIGEVVGVRPDPSRVLQFDAKGQRVRARELVAA